A genomic region of Anolis carolinensis isolate JA03-04 unplaced genomic scaffold, rAnoCar3.1.pri scaffold_104, whole genome shotgun sequence contains the following coding sequences:
- the LOC134295212 gene encoding uncharacterized protein LOC134295212, which yields EGRKEGRKEGRKEGRKKERKKERKKERKKERKKERKKERKGVRKERRKGKKEERKKEGRKERKKERKKERKKERKKERKKERHKRKGRKEQKEGEQMKKKRKKKKKVKGRK from the exons ggaaggaaggaaggaaggaaggaaggaaggaaggaaggaaggaaggaagaaagaaagaaagaaagaaagaaagaaagaaagaaagaaagaaagaaagaaagaaagaaagaaagaaagaaaaggagtaaggaaggaaagaagaaagggaaagaaggaggaaagaaagaaagaa ggaaggaaggaaagaaagaaagaaagaaagaaagaaagaaagaaagaaagaaagaaagaaagaaagaaagaaagacacaaaAGAAAGGGGAGGAAGGAACAGAAGGAAGGGGAGCaaatgaagaaaaagagaaagaaaaaaaagaaagtgaaagggagaaag